In one Terriglobales bacterium genomic region, the following are encoded:
- a CDS encoding DUF4139 domain-containing protein, whose product MKSLIWTAIIAVSLFAGASNAIAEENSPAWRSTQQSPPQGTSEGTQEAGGNSNSRSASPALTIYNQNFALVKERLPLELTAGVNTMRFSEITSQLEPSSVVLRDPLGQRSLQVLEQNYRADPISQELLLSLYEGKTIDFLVNPGEPQKMVKGKIIRSGYIPSLVRLGQYQQPQYQQPIIEVDGVLRFGLPGQPLFPALTGDTILKPTLNWQLRTDKPGRFDAELSYITGGMSWQADYNLVAPEKGNTLDVIGWVTIDNRSGRVFENARLKLMAGDVNKLQPGERDNYARTAKAMAVLSDERREAVTEKTFDEYHLYTLERPTTLHDQEVKQVEFVRAAGVSSNRLYLYDGASFDWARFQYYSPEQLRVERDLGTQTNKKVWVVQEFKNSEKNHLGMPLPKGRLRFYRRDNDGHLEFTGESEIDHTPKDETVRVYTGNAFDLVGERKRTNYAIDTNRRWIDESFEIRLRNHKKEAATFTVQEHLYRCVNWQITEESHPHKKTEAQRMEFQVTVPPDGEQVVTYTVHYTW is encoded by the coding sequence GTGAAAAGTCTGATCTGGACAGCCATTATCGCCGTCAGCCTATTTGCCGGCGCTTCCAATGCCATTGCGGAAGAAAATTCGCCTGCATGGCGAAGTACGCAGCAAAGTCCGCCGCAAGGGACGAGTGAAGGGACACAAGAAGCAGGCGGTAACTCGAATTCCCGCAGTGCCTCGCCCGCGCTGACCATCTACAACCAGAATTTTGCGTTGGTAAAAGAGCGCCTGCCGCTGGAATTGACTGCGGGGGTGAACACCATGCGCTTCAGCGAGATTACGTCGCAACTAGAGCCGTCGTCGGTGGTGCTGCGCGACCCCTTGGGTCAACGCTCGCTCCAGGTGCTGGAGCAGAACTATCGCGCCGATCCCATCTCGCAGGAGCTGCTGCTTTCGCTCTATGAAGGCAAGACGATTGATTTTCTGGTGAACCCAGGCGAGCCACAGAAGATGGTGAAGGGAAAGATCATTCGCAGCGGCTACATCCCCAGCCTGGTCCGCTTGGGGCAGTACCAGCAGCCGCAGTATCAGCAGCCGATCATCGAAGTGGATGGTGTGCTGCGCTTCGGATTGCCGGGGCAGCCGCTGTTTCCTGCGCTCACCGGCGACACCATCCTCAAGCCCACGCTCAACTGGCAACTGCGTACGGACAAGCCGGGCCGGTTCGATGCCGAGCTCTCGTACATCACTGGCGGGATGAGTTGGCAGGCGGACTACAACCTGGTCGCGCCTGAGAAGGGCAACACGCTCGATGTGATCGGCTGGGTCACGATCGACAACCGCAGCGGCCGCGTGTTCGAGAATGCGCGCCTGAAGTTGATGGCGGGTGACGTCAACAAGCTACAGCCTGGCGAGCGGGACAACTATGCCCGCACCGCTAAGGCGATGGCAGTCTTGTCGGACGAGCGGCGCGAGGCTGTGACCGAGAAGACGTTCGACGAATATCACCTGTACACGCTGGAGCGCCCGACCACTTTGCACGATCAGGAGGTGAAGCAGGTGGAATTCGTGCGCGCGGCTGGGGTGTCATCCAACCGGCTGTATCTGTACGACGGCGCCAGCTTCGATTGGGCTCGGTTCCAGTACTATTCGCCGGAGCAGTTGCGCGTGGAGCGCGATCTAGGCACACAGACGAACAAGAAGGTCTGGGTAGTACAGGAGTTCAAGAATTCGGAGAAGAATCACCTCGGCATGCCTCTGCCGAAAGGCCGGCTGCGGTTTTATCGGCGCGACAACGATGGCCATCTGGAATTCACCGGCGAGAGCGAGATCGACCACACGCCCAAGGATGAAACGGTGCGAGTGTACACCGGCAACGCCTTTGACCTAGTGGGCGAGCGCAAGCGGACCAACTACGCGATCGACACAAACCGTCGCTGGATCGATGAGTCGTTCGAAATCCGGCTGCGCAATCACAAGAAAGAGGCGGCGACCTTCACCGTGCAGGAGCACCTGTATCGATGTGTGAATTGGCAGATCACGGAAGAGTCGCATCCACACAAGAAGACAGAAGCGCAACGGATGGAGTTTCAGGTGACGGTGCCGCCGGATGGGGAGCAGGTGGTGACGTACACAGTGCACTACACGTGGTAG
- the gyrA gene encoding DNA gyrase subunit A, producing IDGQGNFGSVDGDPPAAYRYTECRLTAIAEEMMADIEKDTVDFVENFDNTTAEPVVLPTKIPNLIINGANGIAVGMATNIPPHNLTEIVNAAITLVNNPNATLAEVMKDVQGPDFPTGGFIYGKAGIVDAYKTGRGRFTMRAKASIEKMTEGRQAIVVTEIPYQTNKAALVRRIAELAENKVIDDIQGEPRDESDREGMRIVVPLKRGAEAQIVLNQLYKHTQMQENFSMIFLAVVNGQPREMGLVEAIRHFVDHRIDVVRRRTAFLLAKAREREHILEGYKVALDHVDDVIAIIRGSNNRTEARDNLVAYFGGKSIEVNVNGRKSNVSVGRNKPERPFDAKQADAILELQLHRLTRLSIDEIISELKQIREQIADYESTLASEKKLRGIIVKELEEIKKEYGDARRTQLVDETTEIQLEDLIVDEQVAVTISHSGYLKRTPISTYRSQRRGGTGRRGMSTREEDFVEHLYIASTHAYLLVFTNNGRVYWLKVYEIPDVGAAGKGKHIGNLVALQPGENVRAFLPVRNLEEENRYILFVTRQGTVKKTPLKDFCNVMSRGIIAIGIDKGDELVAAQVTDGNQIIFLATHEGMAIRFDEEDVRPMGRPAFGVRGMDLDKGDYIVGMAVTPKHPPKPESEQEAEEIADKILSVTENAYGKRTPVDEYRLQSRGGKGVINVKTTARNGKVVSIMLVTEDAEVMIISQFGKIIRTETEQIREAGRSTQGVRLLSLEEGDRVAAAVVIPAEETNGNGNGTLIQ from the coding sequence ATCGACGGCCAGGGCAATTTCGGCTCCGTCGATGGCGATCCTCCCGCGGCCTACCGTTATACCGAGTGCCGCCTCACCGCCATCGCCGAAGAGATGATGGCCGACATCGAGAAAGACACGGTCGATTTTGTCGAGAACTTCGACAATACCACCGCTGAACCTGTCGTTCTCCCCACCAAGATTCCCAACCTGATCATCAACGGCGCCAATGGCATTGCCGTCGGCATGGCCACTAACATCCCGCCACACAACCTGACTGAGATCGTTAACGCGGCCATCACCCTGGTGAACAATCCCAATGCCACGCTGGCCGAAGTCATGAAAGACGTGCAGGGACCCGACTTCCCCACTGGCGGCTTCATCTACGGCAAGGCTGGAATCGTGGACGCTTACAAGACCGGACGTGGCCGTTTCACCATGCGTGCCAAGGCATCGATCGAGAAGATGACCGAAGGCCGGCAGGCCATTGTAGTCACTGAAATTCCCTACCAGACCAACAAGGCAGCGCTGGTCCGGCGCATTGCGGAATTAGCCGAGAACAAAGTTATCGACGACATTCAAGGTGAGCCGCGCGATGAATCAGATCGCGAAGGAATGCGCATTGTTGTGCCGCTCAAGCGAGGCGCAGAAGCCCAGATCGTGCTGAATCAACTCTACAAGCACACCCAGATGCAGGAGAACTTCAGCATGATCTTCCTGGCCGTGGTGAACGGCCAGCCACGGGAAATGGGTCTGGTCGAGGCGATCCGCCACTTCGTCGATCACCGCATCGACGTGGTGCGCCGGCGCACCGCGTTCCTCTTGGCCAAGGCTCGTGAGCGGGAACACATCCTGGAAGGCTACAAAGTCGCTCTCGATCACGTTGACGACGTGATCGCCATCATTCGCGGCAGCAACAACCGCACCGAGGCACGCGACAACCTGGTCGCATATTTCGGCGGCAAGAGCATCGAAGTCAACGTCAATGGCAGGAAGAGCAACGTCAGCGTGGGCCGCAACAAGCCCGAGCGCCCCTTCGACGCCAAGCAGGCCGATGCCATCCTGGAGTTGCAACTGCATCGCCTCACCCGGCTCTCCATCGACGAAATCATCAGCGAGTTGAAACAGATTCGCGAGCAGATTGCCGATTACGAATCAACCTTGGCGTCCGAAAAGAAGCTGCGCGGCATCATCGTGAAGGAATTGGAGGAGATCAAGAAAGAATACGGCGACGCCCGCCGCACTCAGTTAGTCGACGAGACCACCGAGATCCAGCTCGAGGACCTCATTGTCGACGAGCAGGTGGCAGTCACGATCTCGCATTCCGGTTACCTGAAGCGCACCCCGATCTCCACTTACCGCTCGCAGCGTCGCGGTGGCACTGGCCGGCGCGGCATGAGCACGCGCGAGGAGGACTTCGTCGAACATCTCTACATCGCATCCACTCATGCCTACCTGTTGGTGTTCACCAACAACGGCCGTGTGTACTGGCTGAAGGTGTACGAAATTCCCGACGTCGGCGCAGCCGGCAAGGGTAAGCACATCGGCAACCTGGTAGCTCTGCAGCCCGGCGAAAACGTTCGCGCCTTCCTGCCGGTGCGCAACCTGGAAGAGGAAAACAGATACATCCTCTTCGTCACTCGCCAGGGCACTGTGAAGAAAACTCCGCTCAAGGACTTCTGCAATGTGATGTCCCGCGGCATCATTGCCATCGGCATCGACAAAGGCGACGAACTGGTCGCCGCCCAGGTCACCGACGGCAACCAGATCATCTTTCTTGCTACTCACGAAGGGATGGCCATCCGCTTCGACGAGGAGGATGTCCGCCCCATGGGCCGTCCTGCCTTCGGCGTGCGTGGAATGGATCTGGACAAAGGCGACTACATCGTGGGCATGGCAGTCACGCCCAAACATCCGCCCAAGCCGGAAAGCGAGCAGGAAGCCGAGGAAATTGCCGACAAGATTCTCTCCGTCACCGAGAACGCTTACGGAAAACGCACGCCGGTGGACGAATACCGCCTGCAGTCGCGCGGAGGTAAGGGCGTGATCAACGTGAAGACCACGGCGCGCAATGGAAAAGTGGTCTCCATCATGTTGGTCACGGAAGATGCCGAAGTGATGATCATTAGCCAGTTCGGCAAGATCATCCGCACCGAGACCGAGCAGATCCGCGAAGCGGGCCGCTCAACCCAGGGCGTCCGCCTGCTGTCGCTGGAAGAAGGCGATCGCGTAGCGGCAGCCGTGGTCATCCCCGCCGAGGAGACAAACGGCAACGGAAACGGCACGCTAATCCAGTAA